A window of Sulfurimonas gotlandica GD1 contains these coding sequences:
- a CDS encoding nitrous oxide reductase accessory protein NosL → MALIVKYLKVLLLLVIGVVFLACEKKAETGVAEVHWDRDMCSRCVMVVSDRKNTVQVRNPDTSKTYMFDDIGCMALWFEEEKIEWKNKAIVWVTDLESGEFIDARAAFYDTNNITPMAYGFSAHKSKNSIKKDEEIISYDEVIKRVVKIGQ, encoded by the coding sequence TTGGCTTTGATTGTTAAGTACCTAAAAGTTTTATTACTTCTTGTGATTGGAGTAGTGTTTTTAGCTTGTGAGAAAAAAGCTGAAACTGGTGTGGCAGAAGTCCACTGGGATAGAGATATGTGTAGTAGATGTGTTATGGTTGTAAGTGATAGAAAAAACACTGTACAAGTAAGAAACCCAGATACATCTAAGACATATATGTTCGATGATATTGGTTGTATGGCTCTTTGGTTTGAAGAAGAGAAAATAGAGTGGAAGAACAAAGCTATAGTATGGGTCACAGATTTAGAATCTGGAGAGTTCATAGATGCAAGGGCTGCGTTTTATGACACAAATAATATTACACCAATGGCATATGGGTTTTCTGCTCATAAATCAAAAAACAGTATCAAAAAAGATGAAGAAATCATCTCTTATGATGAAGTTATTAAAAGAGTAGTAAAGATAGGTCAATGA
- a CDS encoding ABC transporter ATP-binding protein, which produces MIELINITKTYEINKNNVVTALKDINLKVEEGELIVLKGASGSGKSSILSLIAALSKPTSGEVIVDAKHISKLPDNFASEYRRDNIGFIFQKYNLITTLSVKENILLPLVPLNPDADEANEKLQRVMDMFKIEHKEDAFIKNLSGGEQQRVAIARANVNNPKIIIADEPTANLDEKLSLHFIEILRELKALGKTIVVATHDPLFFGLDFVDREIEMHNGVLV; this is translated from the coding sequence ATGATAGAGTTAATAAATATAACAAAAACATACGAGATAAATAAAAATAATGTCGTCACTGCACTCAAAGATATAAACCTTAAGGTAGAAGAGGGTGAACTTATCGTGTTAAAGGGTGCTAGTGGTAGTGGAAAGAGTAGTATTCTCTCTCTTATTGCAGCACTTTCTAAACCTACAAGCGGTGAGGTTATCGTAGATGCTAAACATATCTCAAAACTTCCTGATAACTTTGCATCTGAGTATAGACGTGACAACATAGGTTTTATCTTTCAAAAGTATAACCTCATAACTACTCTTAGTGTTAAAGAGAATATTCTGCTTCCTTTAGTCCCACTAAATCCAGATGCTGATGAGGCAAATGAAAAACTTCAACGTGTAATGGATATGTTTAAAATAGAGCATAAAGAAGACGCTTTCATTAAAAACTTATCCGGTGGAGAACAACAGCGTGTTGCGATTGCCAGAGCAAATGTTAATAATCCTAAGATTATAATAGCCGATGAGCCAACAGCAAATCTGGATGAGAAACTTTCACTTCACTTTATAGAGATTCTTCGTGAGCTAAAGGCTCTAGGTAAAACTATCGTAGTCGCAACTCATGATCCACTATTTTTTGGTCTTGATTTTGTAGATAGAGAGATAGAGATGCATAATGGTGTCTTAGTTTGA
- a CDS encoding virulence RhuM family protein, producing the protein MQNLTTEFLLYTTPNSDVKVEIYMHDETVWLPQKKIAELFGVDVSTINEHLKNIYNSYELEEEATIGKFPIVQMEGKREVKREINFYNLDAILSVGYRVNSTKATQFRIWATKILKEYIIKGFAIDDDRLKNGRYFEKDYFKELLERVRSIRASERRIYQQITDIFAECSIDYDKNAETTKNFYASVQNKFHFAISGQTSAEIIYEKADKLKPLMGLQTFKNSPDGRVLKSDTVIAKNYLSVDDIKKLERAVSGYFDYIERMIEKHTTLTMEKISNSVNKFLEFNEYKILENSGKISRSQAEKKAFGEYEEFNKIQKIESDFDKEMKKILKKSSQ; encoded by the coding sequence ATGCAAAATTTAACTACAGAGTTTTTATTATATACCACCCCTAACAGTGATGTAAAAGTTGAAATATATATGCATGATGAAACTGTATGGTTACCACAAAAAAAGATAGCTGAACTTTTTGGAGTAGATGTAAGCACAATTAATGAGCATCTTAAAAATATTTACAATAGTTATGAACTAGAAGAGGAAGCAACTATTGGGAAATTCCCAATAGTTCAAATGGAAGGTAAAAGGGAAGTTAAAAGGGAAATAAACTTTTATAATTTAGATGCCATTCTCTCAGTGGGTTATCGTGTCAATTCCACAAAGGCTACACAGTTTAGAATTTGGGCTACAAAAATACTAAAAGAGTATATCATCAAGGGCTTTGCTATAGATGACGACAGACTTAAAAATGGTCGCTATTTTGAAAAAGACTATTTCAAAGAACTTCTTGAAAGGGTTCGCTCCATTCGTGCGAGTGAAAGAAGAATATACCAGCAAATTACAGATATATTTGCAGAGTGTAGTATAGATTATGATAAAAATGCAGAGACAACAAAAAACTTTTATGCAAGTGTTCAAAATAAATTTCATTTCGCAATAAGTGGACAAACGTCAGCAGAAATTATTTATGAAAAGGCAGATAAATTAAAACCATTGATGGGACTCCAAACTTTTAAAAACTCTCCAGATGGTAGAGTTTTAAAGTCAGATACAGTAATTGCCAAGAACTATCTTAGTGTTGATGATATAAAAAAGCTTGAAAGAGCAGTAAGTGGATATTTTGATTATATAGAAAGAATGATTGAAAAACACACAACTCTTACAATGGAAAAAATCTCAAACTCTGTAAATAAGTTTCTTGAATTTAACGAATATAAAATTCTTGAAAATAGTGGTAAAATTTCAAGAAGTCAAGCCGAAAAAAAAGCTTTTGGTGAATATGAAGAATTTAACAAAATACAAAAAATAGAATCTGATTTTGACAAAGAAATGAAAAAGATTTTAAAAAAAAGCAGTCAATAA
- a CDS encoding ABC transporter permease produces MLSKINFYLIEYAINAILRQKYKSFFITTVLTLLVFLLTSVFFITNSIKYELDSTVDALPEIVVQKIKAGRHYDIDVEIQEEILGITGVIDAVARVWGYYYFENAGVNFSVVGVDEFEKQYKNSLTNVVKSGELGESQNSFMVVGSGVKKTMHKNYYKEYFNFIKPDGTLKKVDVVGVFDGDTQLESNDMIVMSKENVREIFDIDESKATDIVVKVSNPDEVQTIASKIKLIFPDSRIITKNDLKISYQNIFDYKSGIFLALFIISLFTFFIIIYDKASGLSNEEKREIGILKAIGWRVDDVLKEKFYEGFIISFIAYIVGVILAFGFVYILQAPLLQNIFTGYSQLKTSFELPFIFDVQTLFLVFFLSVPIYIAATIIPSWKTATLDADEVIR; encoded by the coding sequence ATGCTAAGTAAAATCAACTTCTACCTCATTGAGTATGCAATAAATGCGATACTTAGACAGAAGTATAAAAGCTTTTTTATTACTACTGTTTTGACACTTCTTGTCTTTCTTTTGACAAGTGTATTTTTCATAACAAACTCAATAAAGTATGAGCTGGACTCTACCGTAGATGCTCTTCCAGAGATAGTGGTTCAAAAGATTAAAGCAGGAAGACATTACGATATAGATGTAGAGATACAAGAAGAGATTTTAGGGATTACAGGTGTAATAGATGCAGTGGCTCGCGTATGGGGCTACTACTACTTTGAAAATGCCGGTGTTAACTTCTCTGTTGTCGGGGTAGATGAGTTTGAAAAGCAGTATAAAAACTCACTTACAAATGTAGTAAAGAGTGGAGAGCTAGGTGAGAGCCAAAATAGCTTTATGGTAGTTGGAAGCGGAGTTAAAAAGACGATGCATAAAAACTACTACAAAGAGTATTTTAACTTCATAAAACCAGACGGAACACTTAAAAAAGTAGATGTTGTAGGTGTCTTTGACGGTGACACTCAGCTGGAATCTAACGACATGATAGTTATGTCCAAAGAGAATGTGAGAGAGATATTTGATATAGATGAGTCAAAAGCAACTGACATAGTTGTAAAAGTATCAAACCCAGATGAAGTGCAGACTATTGCATCTAAGATAAAACTAATTTTTCCAGATAGCAGGATAATCACGAAAAATGATCTTAAAATCTCTTATCAAAATATCTTTGACTATAAGAGCGGTATATTCTTAGCGCTTTTCATCATCTCACTTTTTACATTTTTCATCATTATATACGATAAGGCGAGCGGACTCTCAAACGAAGAAAAAAGGGAGATAGGAATACTAAAAGCTATTGGCTGGAGAGTAGATGATGTACTTAAAGAGAAGTTCTATGAGGGGTTTATAATCTCTTTTATAGCTTACATCGTAGGTGTGATTTTAGCCTTTGGATTTGTTTACATCTTACAAGCTCCACTTCTACAAAATATATTTACAGGTTATTCACAACTAAAGACTTCGTTTGAACTACCTTTTATCTTTGATGTTCAAACACTATTTTTGGTCTTTTTTCTAAGCGTTCCTATCTACATAGCAGCGACTATTATCCCATCATGGAAAACAGCTACTTTAGATGCTGACGAGGTTATAAGATAA
- a CDS encoding nitrous oxide reductase accessory protein NosL yields the protein MTTIKIFILITLLIFSSLNLNANNFSKEASKEPVLVQKGDEKHWCPVCGMSLKIYYKTNHTSQLQNKTSRQYCSMRCLVMDKKEYGIDSKSIQVVDATTEMLIDAKSAYYVIGSKVKGTMSKVSKLAFAKEEDAKKHVQKYKGKIVSFDEALKSAQESLFSDIESIKNKKIKKLYPMGKRIFEKMCNKDIDVTNYIEINELKADIKNKELCKPLNEEKLQVLALYLWEVKRFGDLDNIEGKIHVTEDEKCPICGMFVYKYPKWAAQIFYADRHYSFDGAKDMMKYYYEHKEGISKILVTDYYSQKAIEARESYFVFGSDVYGPMGDELIPFEKLSDAKTFSMDHKGIKVLKFDEINALEVHKLDE from the coding sequence ATGACAACAATAAAAATATTTATTTTAATTACTCTACTAATTTTCTCTTCATTAAATTTAAATGCAAACAATTTTTCTAAAGAAGCTTCAAAAGAACCTGTGCTTGTTCAAAAAGGAGATGAAAAACATTGGTGTCCGGTCTGTGGCATGAGTCTAAAGATATATTACAAAACAAATCACACATCACAACTTCAAAATAAAACCTCAAGACAATACTGCTCTATGAGATGTCTGGTTATGGATAAAAAAGAGTACGGTATCGACAGTAAGAGCATACAAGTTGTAGACGCAACAACGGAGATGTTAATAGATGCAAAGAGTGCTTATTATGTTATTGGTTCAAAAGTAAAAGGAACTATGAGCAAAGTAAGCAAGTTAGCTTTTGCTAAAGAAGAAGATGCAAAAAAACATGTTCAAAAGTATAAAGGAAAGATAGTCTCTTTCGACGAGGCACTAAAATCTGCACAAGAGTCGCTTTTCTCTGACATAGAGTCTATAAAAAATAAAAAGATTAAAAAACTCTATCCGATGGGTAAAAGAATATTTGAAAAAATGTGTAACAAAGATATAGATGTAACAAACTATATAGAGATAAATGAGCTAAAAGCAGATATAAAAAATAAAGAACTATGTAAGCCTTTAAATGAGGAAAAGCTTCAAGTTCTTGCGCTCTATCTGTGGGAAGTAAAACGCTTTGGTGACTTGGATAATATAGAGGGTAAAATTCATGTAACCGAAGATGAAAAGTGTCCGATTTGTGGAATGTTTGTATATAAATACCCTAAGTGGGCAGCACAGATTTTTTATGCTGATAGACATTACTCATTTGATGGTGCAAAAGATATGATGAAATACTATTATGAGCATAAAGAGGGCATCTCTAAAATATTAGTTACAGATTACTACTCTCAAAAAGCTATAGAAGCCAGAGAATCTTACTTCGTCTTTGGCAGTGACGTTTACGGACCTATGGGAGATGAGCTTATACCTTTTGAAAAACTCTCGGATGCTAAAACTTTTAGTATGGATCATAAAGGTATTAAAGTCTTAAAATTTGACGAAATAAATGCGCTTGAAGTACATAAACTAGATGAATAA
- a CDS encoding nitrous oxide reductase accessory protein NosL, with protein sequence MKKIIAGILVLSTLVFAGMGEPKGDAQGNNQMEMFQSVDMNKVTIMQGGKAKMFCPACGMNLPMFYKTNHAANNGEHVEQYCSLHCLVETNMKNKGILKDIIVVDVTTLEFIDARTASYVVGSSKKGTMSMVSKYAFAKKEDAQDFAKKFGGKVENFDETYKIASNSMEKEMKMIAEKQAMMAQKGEMMYNKMCKKTDLKFKSTAEAKAYIQSNKLCGDMSGKKLQAVGIYLGRR encoded by the coding sequence ATGAAAAAGATTATTGCTGGTATATTAGTACTGAGTACTTTGGTTTTTGCTGGAATGGGTGAGCCTAAAGGTGATGCTCAGGGAAACAATCAGATGGAGATGTTTCAAAGTGTAGATATGAATAAAGTTACTATCATGCAGGGTGGAAAAGCAAAGATGTTCTGTCCTGCTTGTGGGATGAATCTTCCAATGTTTTATAAGACAAATCATGCCGCTAACAACGGTGAGCATGTAGAGCAGTATTGTTCTCTGCACTGTTTGGTAGAGACAAACATGAAAAACAAAGGTATATTAAAAGACATAATTGTTGTTGATGTTACAACTCTTGAGTTTATAGACGCAAGAACTGCTAGCTATGTTGTAGGTAGTAGTAAAAAAGGTACTATGAGTATGGTCAGTAAGTATGCTTTTGCTAAAAAAGAAGATGCCCAGGATTTTGCTAAGAAGTTTGGCGGTAAAGTTGAAAACTTTGATGAAACATATAAAATTGCTTCAAATAGTATGGAAAAAGAGATGAAGATGATTGCTGAGAAACAAGCGATGATGGCTCAAAAAGGTGAGATGATGTACAATAAAATGTGCAAAAAAACTGACTTAAAATTCAAATCAACTGCTGAGGCTAAAGCTTATATTCAATCAAATAAGCTTTGTGGAGATATGAGTGGTAAAAAACTTCAAGCTGTCGGAATCTACTTAGGTAGAAGATAA
- a CDS encoding DUF4149 domain-containing protein, protein MKKRIYVDFTYLIMLAASFGAVIILGAVVAPVIFHSDKILVDMTLDHYHSGVLMGEVFHRFSYWLYVVASGVLLYEAAMYKMGQRDAIAFASAVTVVFSSLMFSAVYSPKILSMQAIGVEATQSDTFQNIHMASELDFKILAVGLIVLFIRRLMLLRLS, encoded by the coding sequence TTGAAAAAGAGAATATACGTAGATTTTACTTACTTGATAATGCTAGCGGCTTCTTTTGGTGCTGTTATCATTTTGGGTGCTGTTGTTGCACCTGTCATTTTTCACTCTGATAAAATTCTCGTAGACATGACTCTTGATCACTATCATTCTGGAGTACTAATGGGTGAAGTCTTTCATAGATTTAGCTATTGGTTATATGTCGTAGCATCTGGAGTTTTACTCTATGAAGCTGCGATGTACAAGATGGGTCAAAGAGATGCCATAGCTTTTGCAAGTGCAGTAACGGTTGTTTTCTCATCTCTGATGTTTAGCGCCGTCTACTCTCCAAAAATCTTATCTATGCAAGCAATCGGCGTAGAAGCTACACAAAGCGATACATTTCAAAATATCCATATGGCAAGTGAACTTGACTTCAAAATATTAGCAGTAGGCTTAATCGTTCTTTTTATAAGAAGGCTAATGCTGCTTAGACTTTCGTAA
- the prmC gene encoding peptide chain release factor N(5)-glutamine methyltransferase, producing the protein MRSQHIVKDVLTDITSKLKPFIERASREAQLLLMMHLQKDELWLITNQSAEVSNVDRLYEWVERRAKNEPLEYITNSVSFYSQEFFIAPGALIPRPETELLIDDVLKNFPDTDAKMTFIEVGIGSGIISIVLAQHYKNAKFIAVDISPAALIIAKANIEKFEMQNRIELRLGSLLEPVDEHIDYLVSNPPYIANEILLESNLSYEPQNALFGGNIGDEIIQNLLDEVLKRNINFFTCEIGYDQKDRIRDYLKNTDFDSLEFYKDYSDFDRGFTLRT; encoded by the coding sequence ATGCGAAGCCAACATATAGTTAAAGATGTTTTAACAGATATTACTTCAAAGCTTAAGCCTTTTATAGAGCGAGCATCTAGAGAAGCGCAACTTCTTTTGATGATGCATCTGCAAAAAGATGAGCTTTGGCTTATCACTAACCAGAGTGCTGAAGTCTCAAATGTAGATAGACTTTATGAATGGGTAGAGAGACGAGCTAAAAATGAGCCTCTTGAGTACATCACAAACAGCGTGAGCTTTTACTCACAAGAGTTCTTCATTGCTCCAGGTGCTCTTATCCCTCGTCCTGAAACTGAACTTCTTATAGATGATGTTTTAAAGAACTTCCCAGACACAGATGCCAAAATGACTTTTATAGAGGTTGGAATCGGTAGCGGCATCATCTCTATAGTTTTAGCACAACACTATAAAAATGCTAAATTCATAGCTGTGGATATTTCACCGGCTGCACTCATCATTGCAAAAGCAAATATAGAGAAGTTTGAGATGCAAAACAGAATCGAACTTCGTCTTGGTTCACTTTTAGAACCTGTTGATGAACATATTGATTACCTTGTTTCAAATCCTCCATACATAGCAAATGAAATCCTTTTAGAATCAAACCTTTCTTATGAACCTCAAAATGCACTTTTTGGCGGAAATATCGGCGATGAAATCATACAAAACCTTCTTGATGAAGTCTTAAAGCGAAATATTAACTTTTTTACTTGTGAGATTGGTTATGACCAAAAGGATAGAATACGTGATTATTTGAAAAACACAGATTTTGACAGTTTGGAGTTTTACAAAGACTACAGCGATTTCGATCGCGGTTTTACATTAAGAACATAA
- a CDS encoding M48 family metallopeptidase, protein MLMTVVTIYTLFVLVSIYTSVMQIGYVNLAKRKKAVLLSDADFLKAGNYAVAKEKMSIVSSFIDYIMFIAWMGFGISYLSGSMIFENDALMNIAIVMGFIVINSVISLPFAYYEKFVLDEKFGFNKSTMAQWIKDTLISFVMTLVLGSLVVWGIYAIISNFDLWWLWSFVFIFGVVVLINMLYPAFRAMFFDKLTPLQDEKLDAEIKRLMDKTGFVSSGVFVSDASKRDARLNAYFGGFGKAKRVVLYDTLIEKLSTKELLAVLGHELGHFAHGDIYKNIALVGAMLFAMFGIFGNLPESLYLEMGISPAPYLLMILLILFMPVLGFIMMPIMGIVSRHNEYEADKMGSELGGEGGAVELANALKKLVTENKSFPLSHPIYIFFHYTHPPVLERLKELGVDVGNIDKSSLEGKCEANI, encoded by the coding sequence ATGTTAATGACAGTTGTCACTATCTATACTCTATTTGTTTTAGTCTCAATCTATACAAGTGTAATGCAAATCGGCTATGTAAATTTAGCAAAAAGAAAAAAAGCAGTCTTACTATCAGATGCAGACTTCCTAAAAGCGGGTAACTATGCCGTCGCTAAAGAGAAGATGAGTATAGTAAGCTCATTTATAGACTATATTATGTTTATAGCTTGGATGGGATTTGGTATCTCTTATCTGTCTGGTAGTATGATTTTTGAAAATGATGCATTGATGAATATTGCTATTGTTATGGGCTTTATTGTAATCAACTCAGTTATCTCACTGCCTTTTGCATACTATGAAAAGTTTGTGCTTGATGAGAAGTTTGGTTTTAACAAGTCAACTATGGCTCAGTGGATAAAAGATACTCTTATCTCGTTTGTGATGACTCTTGTTCTTGGCTCTTTAGTAGTGTGGGGCATCTACGCGATTATCTCAAACTTTGACCTTTGGTGGTTATGGAGTTTTGTATTTATCTTTGGTGTTGTTGTACTTATAAATATGCTTTACCCAGCATTTCGTGCAATGTTTTTTGACAAGCTTACTCCATTACAAGACGAAAAACTAGATGCTGAGATAAAAAGACTTATGGACAAGACAGGCTTTGTAAGTTCAGGTGTATTTGTAAGTGACGCAAGTAAGAGAGATGCAAGACTAAATGCATACTTTGGCGGTTTTGGAAAAGCTAAGAGAGTTGTGCTTTATGACACACTGATAGAAAAGCTAAGTACAAAAGAACTTTTAGCTGTTTTAGGACACGAACTTGGACACTTTGCACATGGCGATATCTATAAAAACATAGCTCTTGTTGGTGCTATGCTTTTTGCTATGTTTGGTATCTTTGGAAATCTTCCTGAATCTCTTTACTTAGAGATGGGTATCTCTCCTGCACCATATCTACTTATGATACTTCTTATACTATTTATGCCTGTATTAGGTTTTATCATGATGCCTATCATGGGAATTGTCAGCCGTCATAATGAGTACGAAGCAGACAAAATGGGAAGTGAATTGGGTGGAGAAGGTGGAGCAGTTGAGCTTGCTAATGCACTTAAAAAGCTTGTAACTGAGAACAAGAGTTTTCCACTTTCTCATCCTATATATATCTTTTTTCACTATACTCATCCTCCTGTTTTAGAGAGACTAAAAGAGCTTGGTGTTGATGTGGGAAATATAGATAAAAGTTCTTTAGAGGGCAAATGCGAAGCCAACATATAG
- a CDS encoding c-type cytochrome — protein MIKTLLATLLLSSALFGVDGYEVYKKNCESCHVEMMERFEMMPSLKGKLNAQEAQAVAEWLYNRYENIDFK, from the coding sequence ATGATTAAGACACTACTTGCTACCCTACTTTTAAGTTCTGCACTCTTTGGCGTAGATGGTTATGAGGTATACAAAAAAAACTGTGAATCTTGTCATGTTGAGATGATGGAAAGATTTGAAATGATGCCTAGTTTAAAAGGTAAGCTAAACGCACAAGAAGCTCAAGCAGTAGCTGAGTGGTTGTATAATAGATACGAAAATATAGATTTTAAATAA
- a CDS encoding DUF1566 domain-containing protein, translating to MMKLLITFTLILTTLFSYEIVLGKSSNKDKKVTESKPKIALVRDDSKELVIDKNTGLMWQDNIDAKTIRKNRKDAKQYCRSLVFAGYDDWYLPRLKELKSIVDESKYDPAIKFGFKNIQSYHYWTSSPNLSANIINVINIDFKNGQTYKTNRRGRCNIRCVRGKYNL from the coding sequence ATGATGAAATTATTGATAACATTTACATTAATATTAACTACACTTTTCTCTTATGAAATAGTTTTAGGTAAATCATCCAACAAAGATAAAAAAGTCACAGAGTCTAAGCCAAAAATAGCTTTAGTTAGAGATGATTCAAAAGAGTTGGTAATAGATAAGAATACAGGTTTGATGTGGCAAGATAATATTGATGCTAAAACTATAAGAAAAAATCGCAAAGATGCAAAACAGTATTGTCGAAGTCTTGTTTTTGCTGGGTATGATGACTGGTATTTACCAAGGCTTAAAGAACTAAAATCTATAGTAGATGAAAGCAAATATGACCCAGCTATAAAGTTTGGATTTAAAAATATCCAATCTTATCATTATTGGACATCTTCCCCAAACCTATCCGCGAATATTATAAATGTAATAAATATTGACTTTAAAAATGGTCAAACATATAAGACTAACAGAAGAGGTAGGTGTAATATTAGATGCGTTA